The proteins below come from a single Aegilops tauschii subsp. strangulata cultivar AL8/78 chromosome 6, Aet v6.0, whole genome shotgun sequence genomic window:
- the LOC109755092 gene encoding probable cellulose synthase A catalytic subunit 1 [UDP-forming] gives MAANRGMVAGSHNRNEFVMIRNDGDAPAPGKEVKGTVGQACQICGDTVGVSATGDVFVACNECAFPVCRPCYEYERKDGVKCCPQCKTRYKRLKGSPRVPGDEEEEDVDDLDNEFNYKQGNGKGPEWQGEDIDLSSSSRHEPHHRIPRLTSGQQMSGEIPDASPDRHSIRSPTSSYVDPSVPVPVRIVDPSKDLNSYGLNSVDWKERVESWRVKQDKNMMQVTSKYPDARGGGGDMEGTGSNGEDMQMVDDARLPLSRIVPIPANQLNLYRIVIILRLIILCFFFQYRVSHPVRDAYGLWLVSVICEIWFALSWLLDQFPKWYPINRETYLDRLALRYDREGEPSQLCPIDIFVSTVDPLKEPPLITANTVLSILAVDYPVDKVSCYVSDDGSAMLTFESLSETAEFARKWVPFCKKHNIEPRAPEFYFQQKIDYLKDKIQPSFVKERRAMKREYEEFKIRINALVAKAQKVPEEGWTMADGTAWPGNNPRDHPGMIQVFLGHSGGLDTDGNELPRLVYVSREKRPGFQHHKKAGAMNALIRVSAVLTNGAYLLNVDCDHYFNSSKALREAMCFMMDPALGRKTCYVQFPQRFDGIDLHDRYANRNIVFFDINMKGLDGIQGPMYVGTGCCFNRQALYGYDPVLTEADLEPNIVVKSCCGGRKKKSKSYMDNKNRMMKRTESSAPIFNMEDIEEGIEGYEDERSMLMSQKRLEKRFGQSPIFTASTFMTQGGIPPSTNPASLLKEAIHVISCGYEDKTEWGKEIGWIYGSVTEDILTGFKMHARGWISIYCMPPRPCFKGSAPINLSDRLNQVLRWALGSVEILFSRHCPIWYNYGGRLKLLERVAYINTIVYPLTSLPLIAYCVLPAICLLTNKFIIPEISNYAGMFFILMFASIFATGILELRWSGVGIEDWWRNEQFWVIGGTSAHLFAVFQGLLKVLAGIDTNFTVTSKANDEDGDFAELYVFKWTSLLIPPTTVLVINLVGMVAGISYAINSGYQSWGPLFGKLFFSIWVILHLYPFLKGLMGKQNRTPTIVIVWSILLASIFSLLWVKIDPFISDTQKAVAMGQCGVNC, from the exons ATGGCGGCCAACCGGGGGATGGTCGCCGGGTCGCACAACCGCAACGAGTTCGTCATGATCCGCAACGACGGCGACGCGCCCGCCCCG GGTAAGGAGGTCAAAGGCACGGTTGGTCAGGCCTGCCAGATATGTGGCGACACTGTTGGCGTTTCGGCCACTGGTGACGTCTTTGTCGCCTGCAACGAGTGCGCCTTCCCGGTCTGCCGCCCTTGCTACGAGTATGAGCGCAAGGATGGGGTCAAATGCTGTCCTCAGTGCAAGACTCGATACAAGAGGCTCAAAG GTAGCCCCCGGGTTCCGGGagatgaggaggaagaagatgttGATGACCTGGACAATGAGTTCAACTATAAGCAAGGGAATGGCAAAGGTCCAGAGTGGCAAGGAGAAGACATTGATTTGTCTTCATCCTCTCGCCATGAACCTCATCATCGTATTCCTCGGCTCACAAGTGGGCAACAG ATGTCCGGGGAAATCCCTGATGCTTCCCCTGATCGCCACTCTATCCGCAGCCCAACGTCAAGCTATGTCGATCCAAGTGTCCCAG TTCCTGTGAGGATTGTGGACCCTTCCAAGGACTTGAACTCCTATGGGCTTAACAGTGTTGACTGGAAGGAAAGAGTTGAAAGCTGGAGGGTTAAGCAGGACAAAAACATGATGCAGGTGACCAGTAAATATCCAGAtgcaagaggaggaggaggagacatgGAAGGAACTGGCTCAAATGGTGAAGATATGCAAAT GGTTGATGATGCACGTCTACCTCTGAGCCGTATAGTGCCTATTCCTGCAAACCAGCTCAACCTCTACCGGATAGTGATCATTCTCCGACTTATCATCCTGTGCTTCTTCTTCCAGTATCGTGTCAGTCATCCAGTGCGTGATGCTTATGGGTTATGGCTAGTGTCGGTTATCTGTGAGATTTGGTTTGCCTTGTCTTGGCTTCTGGATCAGTTTCCAAAATGGTACCCAATCAACCGTGAAACATACCTTGACAGGCTTGCATTGAG GTATGATAGGGAGGGAGAGCCATCACAGCTGTGTCCCATTGATATCTTTGTCAGTACAGTGGATCCACTGAAGGAACCTCCCCTGATCACAGCAAATACTGTTCTGTCCATTCTTGCTGTGGATTACCCTGTCGACAAAGTGTCATGCTATGTTTCTGATGATGGTTCGGCTATGTTGACGTTTGAGTCGCTCTCAGAAACTGCAGAATTTGCTAGGAAGTGGGTTCCATTTTGCAAGAAGCACAACATTGAACCAAGGGCCCCAGAGTTTTACTTTCAGCAAAAAATAGATTACCTCAAGGACAAGATCCAGCCTTCTTTTGTGAAGGAAAGACGAGCAATGAAG AGAGAGTATGAAGAATTTAAAATACGAATCAATGCACTTGTTGCCAAAGCCCAAAAAGTGCCTGAAGAGGGGTGGACCATGGCTGATGGCACCGCTTGGCCTGGGAATAACCCTAGGGACCATCCTGGCATGATTCAG GTGTTCTTGGGGCACAGTGGTGGCCTTGACACTGATGGTAATGAGTTGCCACGGCTTGTGTATGTCTCTCGTGAAAAGAGGCCAGGTTTCCAGCATCACAAGAAGGCTGGTGCAATGAATGCATTG ATTCGTGTGTCTGCCGTGTTGACAAATGGTGCCTATCTTCTTAATGTGGATTGTGATCACTACTTCAATAGCAGCAAAGCTCTTAGAGAAGCAATGTGCTTCATGATGGATCCCGCTCTCGGAAGGAAAACTTGCTATGTCCAATTTCCACAAAGATTTGATGGCATTGATTTGCACGATCGATATGCCAATCGCAACATTGTTTTCTTTGAT ATCAACATGAAAGGTTTAGATGGCATTCAGGGTCCAATGTATGTCGGGACAGGATGCTGTTTCAACAGGCAGGCCTTGTATGGCTATGATCCTGTATTAACTGAGGCTGATTTGGAACCTAACATTGTTGTTAAGAGCTGCTGCGGTGGCAGAAAGAAAAAGAGCAAGAGCTATATGGATAACAAGAACCGTATGATGAAGAGAACTGAGTCTTCTGCTCCCATCTTCAACATGGAAGATATAGAAGAGGGTATAGAAG GTTATGAGGATGAAAGGTCAATGCTTATGTCCCAGAAGAGATTGGAGAAGCGATTTGGTCAGTCTCCTATATTTACTGCATCCACCTTTATGACTCAAGGAGGCATACCACCTTCAACAAACCCAGCTTCTCTACTAAAGGAAGCCATCCATGTCATCAGCTGTGGATATGAGGACAAGACCGAATGGGGAAAAGAG ATTGGCTGGATTTATGGTTCAGTTACTGAAGATATTCTTACTGGGTTTAAAATGCACGCAAGAGGGTGGATATCAATCTACTGCATGCCACCACGGCCTTGTTTCAAGGGTTCTGCACCAATCAATCTGTCTGACCGTCTTAATCAAGTGCTGCGATGGGCCCTTGGGTCAGTTGAAATTCTGTTTAGCAGACATTGTCCTATCTGGTACAATTACGGTGGGCGGTTGAAACTTCTGGAGAGGGTGGCTTACATCAACACCATTGTTTATCCATTGACATCCCTCCCACTTATCGCCTATTGTGTGCTTCCTGCTATCTGCCTCCTCACCAACAAATTTATCATCCCCGAG ATCAGTAATTATGCTGGGATGTTCTTCATTCTCATGTTTGCGTCCATCTTTGCCACCGGTATATTGGAGCTCCGATGGAGCGGTGTCGGCATCGAGGACTGGTGGAGAAACGAGCAGTTCTGGGTCATCGGTGGCACATCTGCCCATCTTTTCGCGGTGTTCCAGGGCCTGCTCAAGGTGCTGGCCGGGATCGACACCAACTTCACGGTCACCTCCAAGGCGAACGACGAGGACGGCGACTTTGCAGAGCTATACGTGTTCAAGTGGACCAGTCTCCTGATCCCCCCGACCACCGTCCTCGTGATCAACCTGGTGGGCATGGTGGCCGGCATATCGTACGCCATCAACAGCGGGTACCAGTCCTGGGGCCCGCTCTTCGGAAAGCTCTTCTTCTCGATCTGGGTGATCCTGCATCTCTACCCCTTCCTCAAGGGTCTCATGGGGAAGCAGAACCGCACGCCGACCATCGTCATCGTCTGGTCCatcctcctcgcctccatcttcTCCCTCCTGTGGGTGAAGATCGACCCGTTCATATCCGACACCCAGAAGGCCGTCGCCATGGGGCAGTGCGGCGTCAACTGCTGA
- the LOC109755093 gene encoding putative FBD-associated F-box protein At3g50710 isoform X2: MGKRGAAAAAPGPDKPEPHGAAEKRARSGDGDETGDDFISGLPDVVLGTIISLLPTKDGGRTPVLSRRWRHLWRSAPLNLEVTLAPVRTSSRCVPARTSFRVRPSAVSEIIPQHPGPARRFYLRCPGAGDPGADDLCAQAESWLHSPALANLEELDISYANPRLLPSALRSAPTLLVAKMSHCSFPNEIGPSMNFPLLKQLSFMDVSIPEDVFHDLLSGCHALESLYVSEVFGVGCLRISSPKIRSISIRHTSMQKTELVIEDAPRLVRLLIPYYGSCDNDCVTIRVVRAPKLEILGPLLLVVSKLLVSQGISPVGSANSMHTVKILALRSSGHELDPVLNILRWFPCLEQLYVIFHEHIEEDKKNGPQYDPLLPIECLQTHLKRVVFRPFTSNEKQYEFARFFVLNAEVLNKVEFEGFGGYNSVSVAYQHRFLRVENRASQDAQFEFRRYIRTEHQLVEHIHDLSVADPFRSHRQD; the protein is encoded by the exons ATGGGGAAGAggggggccgcggcggcggcgcctgGGCCCGACAAGCCAGAACCCCACGGAGCCGCAGAGAAGCGGGCACGGagtggcgacggcgacgagacGGGCGACGATTTCATCAGCGGGCTCCCCGATGTCGTCCTTGGCaccatcatctccctcctccccaccaagGACGGCGGCCGCACGCCGGTCCTCTCCCGCCGATGGCGCCACCTGTGGCGCTCCGCGCCTCTCAATCTCGAGGTCACCCTCGCCCCCGTCCGCACCTCCTCCCGTTGCGTCCCCGCCCGCACCTCCTTCCGCGTCCGGCCCTCCGCCGTCTCCGAGATAATCCCCCAGCACCCTGGCCCCGCCCGCCGGTTTTACTTGCGTTGCCCCGGCGCCGGCGACCCAGGCGCCGACGACCTCTGCGCCCAGGCGGAGAGCTGGCTTCACTCCCCGGCACTCGCCAACCTCGAGGAGCTCGATATCAGCTACGCCAACCCCCGGCTGCTGCCATCTGCGCTCCGCTCTGCACCCACTCTCCTCGTTGCCAAGATGAGCCATTGTAGTTTCCCCAACGAGATCGGGCCGTCCATGAACTTCCCCCTCCTCAAGCAGCTCTCCTTCATGGACGTTTCCATCCCGGAGGATGTCTTCCACGATTTGCTCTCTGGTTGCCATGCCTTGGAGAGCCTTTACGTGTCCGAAGTTTTTGGTGTGGGATGCCTCCGTATTAGCTCGCCGAAAATCAGGAGCATCAGCATCCGTCATACCTCTATGCAAAAAACAGAACTGGTCATCGAAGATGCTCCTCGGCTTGTAAGGTTACTAATACCTTACTATGGTTCCTGTGATAATGATTGTGTTACTATCCGGGTAGTTAGGGCGCCTAAACTGGAGATATTGGGCCCTTTGTTACTCGTCGTCTCCAAGCTCCTAGTCTCCCAG GGAATAAGCCCAGTCGGCTCGGCAAACTCAATGCACACCGTGAAGATTTTGGCTCTCAGGTCTTCTGGCCATGAATTGGACCCAGTTCTTAACATCCTCAGGTGGTTTCCTTGTCTGGAACAGCTCTATGTCATT TTTCACGAACACATTGAGGAGGATAAGAAAAATGGGCCTCAGTATGACCCGCTACTTCCAATTGAATGCCTTCAAACCCATCTCAAGAGAGTGGTGTTTAGGCCATTCACGAGCAATGAGAAACAGTATGagttcgccaggttctttgttttGAATGCAGAAGTGTTAAACAAAGTTGAATTTGAAGGATTCGGTGGCTACAACAGTGTATCTGTGGCTTATCAACACAGATTTCTACGAGTGGAAAACAGAGCTTCTCAAGATGCTCAATTTGAATTCAGGAGATATATCCGTACCGAGCACCAGCTCGTAGAGCACATCCATGATTtgtcagtggctgaccccttccGCAGCCATAGACAGGATTGA
- the LOC109755093 gene encoding putative FBD-associated F-box protein At3g50710 isoform X1 — protein sequence MGKRGAAAAAPGPDKPEPHGAAEKRARSGDGDETGDDFISGLPDVVLGTIISLLPTKDGGRTPVLSRRWRHLWRSAPLNLEVTLAPVRTSSRCVPARTSFRVRPSAVSEIIPQHPGPARRFYLRCPGAGDPGADDLCAQAESWLHSPALANLEELDISYANPRLLPSALRSAPTLLVAKMSHCSFPNEIGPSMNFPLLKQLSFMDVSIPEDVFHDLLSGCHALESLYVSEVFGVGCLRISSPKIRSISIRHTSMQKTELVIEDAPRLVRLLIPYYGSCDNDCVTIRVVRAPKLEILGPLLLVVSKLLVSQVGISPVGSANSMHTVKILALRSSGHELDPVLNILRWFPCLEQLYVIFHEHIEEDKKNGPQYDPLLPIECLQTHLKRVVFRPFTSNEKQYEFARFFVLNAEVLNKVEFEGFGGYNSVSVAYQHRFLRVENRASQDAQFEFRRYIRTEHQLVEHIHDLSVADPFRSHRQD from the exons ATGGGGAAGAggggggccgcggcggcggcgcctgGGCCCGACAAGCCAGAACCCCACGGAGCCGCAGAGAAGCGGGCACGGagtggcgacggcgacgagacGGGCGACGATTTCATCAGCGGGCTCCCCGATGTCGTCCTTGGCaccatcatctccctcctccccaccaagGACGGCGGCCGCACGCCGGTCCTCTCCCGCCGATGGCGCCACCTGTGGCGCTCCGCGCCTCTCAATCTCGAGGTCACCCTCGCCCCCGTCCGCACCTCCTCCCGTTGCGTCCCCGCCCGCACCTCCTTCCGCGTCCGGCCCTCCGCCGTCTCCGAGATAATCCCCCAGCACCCTGGCCCCGCCCGCCGGTTTTACTTGCGTTGCCCCGGCGCCGGCGACCCAGGCGCCGACGACCTCTGCGCCCAGGCGGAGAGCTGGCTTCACTCCCCGGCACTCGCCAACCTCGAGGAGCTCGATATCAGCTACGCCAACCCCCGGCTGCTGCCATCTGCGCTCCGCTCTGCACCCACTCTCCTCGTTGCCAAGATGAGCCATTGTAGTTTCCCCAACGAGATCGGGCCGTCCATGAACTTCCCCCTCCTCAAGCAGCTCTCCTTCATGGACGTTTCCATCCCGGAGGATGTCTTCCACGATTTGCTCTCTGGTTGCCATGCCTTGGAGAGCCTTTACGTGTCCGAAGTTTTTGGTGTGGGATGCCTCCGTATTAGCTCGCCGAAAATCAGGAGCATCAGCATCCGTCATACCTCTATGCAAAAAACAGAACTGGTCATCGAAGATGCTCCTCGGCTTGTAAGGTTACTAATACCTTACTATGGTTCCTGTGATAATGATTGTGTTACTATCCGGGTAGTTAGGGCGCCTAAACTGGAGATATTGGGCCCTTTGTTACTCGTCGTCTCCAAGCTCCTAGTCTCCCAGGTA GGAATAAGCCCAGTCGGCTCGGCAAACTCAATGCACACCGTGAAGATTTTGGCTCTCAGGTCTTCTGGCCATGAATTGGACCCAGTTCTTAACATCCTCAGGTGGTTTCCTTGTCTGGAACAGCTCTATGTCATT TTTCACGAACACATTGAGGAGGATAAGAAAAATGGGCCTCAGTATGACCCGCTACTTCCAATTGAATGCCTTCAAACCCATCTCAAGAGAGTGGTGTTTAGGCCATTCACGAGCAATGAGAAACAGTATGagttcgccaggttctttgttttGAATGCAGAAGTGTTAAACAAAGTTGAATTTGAAGGATTCGGTGGCTACAACAGTGTATCTGTGGCTTATCAACACAGATTTCTACGAGTGGAAAACAGAGCTTCTCAAGATGCTCAATTTGAATTCAGGAGATATATCCGTACCGAGCACCAGCTCGTAGAGCACATCCATGATTtgtcagtggctgaccccttccGCAGCCATAGACAGGATTGA